TAGTTCAGGCTGCAGATATGGAAGGCACGGGTCTGGCCAACACCGCAACAGCTATAATCCAAATCACTGACTCAAATGATAATGCACCAGTGTTCGACCCTGTCAAGGTATGAAATCGTTGCTGTTAAAGCAATGTCAATATTTCAGTCATTTTAATGTTTGACCTGCTGTTCTTGCCATAAGATCTTATGTTATTGCCCTACCTGTTACAGGATGACGCTCTCCAAATTATTCCCTAGCTTTGTCATCCGGTCACCTTTTTGCTTCTGATAGAAAAGTGGTCACTGTAATAAACCTGCTCTTACCATTTGGAAGCCCACACTGGGGAAAACGCCATGCCACCATTACTGGGGTGCATGTAGATGGTAGTGGCTGCAAAAATGTCTAAAGTGTTGTCCCCACTTTAATGTCTCCTGGTATGCTGATTATGTGCAGTTATAATGGAGTTGGCTAGAAATGTTAACACTTATCTTCATGGTTTCCCACAGGAAGGATTACATGCTGCTGAGTTTGCCTGTTAAAATCTGGCAGTAGTGTTGTATAAACTGTAAACTAATACAATTAAAGCAATACTCTGAGCTAAGCTCTTATGGGAGATATTAGATGTTTGAGTATGAAACGACCTAATGCTTGATGCATGTGGAGAGTTCTGAGATTTTACATGTCTGCCACATTGGTACTATTCCTTTTAGATTCAGGGTTGATCTTcatgcagcgctgcataatatgttggcgctatataaatcctgtttaatagacAGTATAACACTAACAATCGGTGAAAAACCTGCTTGGGATTTAGGTGCAGCTTGTGTAGTGTCAGCCAACATGTGAAGTTACTATCCAACATAAACGTGAACAACCTGTCTTGATTCtgatgtttaactttttttgtctGAATGCATGcatcaatattaaatgtttattgtaatctgcatggttggtCTTTATAGCAGGAGTAATGCAAGTGGAATTTTTTCCTGGGGCAGATAGGCAAGATCTCATTTCTTGTTAACTGTGTATTCCCATCATCAATATTCCATGTGGTTATGACTAAAGCATCCAAGTATTAACATGCAAATTCCTAGATTGTACATAATCAGGTTGAAAGATAGTCTATAGAGTTCAACCTCTGGGGAAAATGCATATACTAGAAAAAATTGTTTATTCTAGATGGAGATCTATATTTACAGGAGATCCCAAGGAAGCATTGTTCAGTTGACTCCAACACAGGCAAAAACCTGATCTCATAAGTTAACTGGATATTTCCCCAAGTTTATAACTGTACAACATTAAACATCATTTGGCTGCCTAGTTACAGTATATTCAGGTCTGCTTGTGCATAATAGGTTTTGTAAGAAATTTATTCTGTTcgatattaaaaacaaatttgcagatgacaccaaactaaaaaaatcagCCTAATAACTGTATAACCCTTAAAATCTATTTCCAAATGTACGTTTGTAATATCCACACGATACAAAGCACAGAAAACTAGTTTGGAATTCTTTGGATTGAAGCCATACCATTGTTCTGATGAAGCATTTTCTTGTCACAGTACACTGCCCAGGTGCCTGAAAATGAAGTGGGTTTTGAAGTTCAAAGACTGTCTGTAACAGATGACGATGAAATGAACTCTCCTGCTTGGCGAGCAGCTTACAAGATTAAGGGAGCAGATGCCAGCTTTTTCTCAATTACCACTGACCCAGCTACCAACGATGGCATCCTTACTACAGCCAAGGTAAATAGAAATTTTGGTTACCAATgttatttaaagcagtgtttaaaGACTTTGGTACGGTAACTGGGATAATTTCAGGAAGAACCAGTATGTAATGGCAAAATGGTgtggtctttgttttttttttttttttttttttttgttttgttttgttttgggcaaACCAGAATCCAGTGGGCTTTGTATTAGTGTATATGTGGGAAGGGACATATACAGACCTGAGTTTTATGCTTGACTAAAGGTTAGGCTTGCAGAGAAGGATTATAGTGCGGGCTTCAGGGCATGTTGCAGAAGTAGCTTTTTGCAGGAAAGGGTAAGGGTCTTGGAGCAAGACTTTTTTTTGCCCTGAAAACTTtagtaaagtttttaaaactttaccaCCTCATTTTTAAAATCGCCTTGTTTAGTTTTCCCTTCTGGATTCTGCATCCAGTGTATTTGCTGTACAGAAATCTCCATTGTGCAGTCTTGTCTTCTGACTCCCACGTGACTTTCTCATGCTTTTGTCCTGGCTATGCCCTTCCTGCATGTAGTGTAGAAGAATAGCTGTCATACAGTGCAAATTCTGTGCACAATGGCCTAAATTATGGCTTATGAAAAGTTAGATACTAAAACAGTATGTAGTTCTCCAGTCTAAATTAACCTTGTTTCCTTCTTGTAGGTTTGCTGTAGTTTGGTTTAGTAATGTGTGATCAATTTAGGTTGAATGGAACTTGGAAACTAGACTGCAAAAGTCCCTATGGCCACCCTTATGGTCTTGGTGGAGAGGTTACCAGACAACTAGCTGACACCTATAGCAACAGTAATAAAGCCTTTTTTCTTTACCAGGGTCTGGATTTTGAAAGCAGGAGGCAGTTTGTGCTGCAGATCACAGTGGAAAATGAAGAGCCTTTTGCTGTCCCTTTGATAACATCAACAGCCACTGTGACAATCAATGTGGAGGATGTGAATGAGGCCCCATTCTTTGTTCCTGCCATCAGCCGTGAGTCTGTACTTGAAAACCTCCCTCTTGGTCAGAAGATCATTGCACTGGTTGCTCAGGACCCTGATAAGCAGCAAAACCAAAAACTCAGGTAAACTATGATcacaaagtttttaataaatgcaaagtcCACACAACACCTATTTTGTTACTTGGTGTAGTCTGAATATATAGCTATATTTATAACTCCTTTGCCACCATAACTAGTTAACGTTTccaatattttttggaaatcGGCACTGCTTTTCTGTCCAGATAATCCTGAGATTTACATAACTTGCACAAAGGACATCGCCATTCTTTGTGGCAGTTATATAATCTGTTTTGTTGGGTAGAAGACCTGAATTTTCTAGTGAAGTAATACTTTCAATGCTTGGCCCAACCCCAGCCTGTGCACAGAGAGTAAAGAGTAGCAGCAAACTGATAAATACTCATTACGGTCCTCTTTCCACCTATTTGGTGTCTTCCTTGTTAGGACATGAGCATGGCAGTATAATTAATTGGATCTTCATGCTGCTTTTTCCCTTCTGTCTTCCATTGCCAGAAGCTGATTGCTTGCACAAATTACACTTATTGAAAAAATCTCACTGATGTATTAAGGAAAACAAAGTTGCAGTAAATTGTTATGCCTGTCTGCAGTTTTGCTTTTCCATATTGAATCATGTTCGTGAAATAGATATATTTGCAGATTACCCTGATCTTCTTTACTGCACTTCTAGAACACTATCTGAAACCCTTTGTTGGGGTTTTGCATGCTTGCTCAGTCATTCAGCCTACATTATACATGCTCTTGATGACTTATAAGAATTAGGATTTGCATAGGTCATGCAGTACAGTTTCTGCCTGCAGACCTTGTTCATTTGATGCtcccttttaaaatgttctaaaagcCTGTCCTCCCCTTTCTCATTGTCCTTCAGTTGTTGGAGACCTTTGCTCTGTTACATCTTGCTAGGTTGAGTAAATGAGGCTAAGATGTCTGAATCCCCAGGGTAAAATACTTCTTGTGCCtatgctggtcacatgactaaaGCTTTACTATATCAGCCATACTATACCCTGACCTTCATCTAAATTTACAATACTAAATTGACCTATGGCACAGGAGACAAGTTTTCCTGTCCTATTTATGCAGCGATCTTCACCACAAAGAGTATAGAATTTAGTGGTGTCCCATCTTTATGCCATACAATCTAATACCCtcttttcactttattttgtaattgacATGCCACAACCCAGCCATTTTGTCTAATTTTTCCATTTCCCCTCAGGTACAAAATTGGAAATGACCCAGCAAGATGGATCTCTGTGAATGAAGACACTGGCATTGTTACTAGCAATGGCAACCTGGATAGAGAGTCAGAATATGTCAAGAATAACACTTACACAGTCATTATGATGGTGATTGATGATGGTAAGACCAATGATCATTATTATTGACTTGATCTAAAGCAGAGCAGGTCagagttttaaaagaaaaaacaattcgCCTTTAAATTTGTCAAACATTATAATGCATTCTAAGCTCCTTATGCATAATGGTATCCCAGTCTGTTGCTGCCAAGTGATCAGAGAATGGGTTTGTGTTCCCAACCAGTTTTTTGATTTGTATACTGTTTTGAGGTTATTTTCTGAAATCTATTAATAGGGTGTTCAGAAAGTTTGTATATGGTTCTCCCCCCCCCCGCCCGGGTAATGTCTAGTCTTCCCTTCTGTAAGCCTCCAATTAAATGTATCTGATGGCGTGGAACACGTCCTGGCTCATGGAAGTGGGTGGGCTTTGTTTctgaacataacccgcccactctcccatcacaggctcagatctgcgatgggagagtgggcgcgCTTATGCCATCctgatgtcacgttcagtggcgtcatgatggcataactcaggccactctcccatcggcccggcccctctttcaaatttttatgtggcccctgactgaaagtttgcccacccctggcctaGAGCTTTGCAAGCGTTTTTCCCCCGTTTGCATTCTGTACAGAGAATAAGTGATTGCATCTGCTTTTGCACTTTACTGCACTGCCTTGGATGTGTCCCCTATAATCTGGTTTCTGCTATTGCTACAGGTATTCCATTTGCCACTGGCACTGGTACACTTATCCTGCAGGTTCTTGATGTGAATGACAATGGTCCTGTCCCCAATCCTCGAGTCTTCACCATGTGCAACAGGAACCCAGAACCTATGGAACTGGCAGTCAGTGACGCTGACCTTCCTCCAAACACCTATCCTTACAAAGTAGAACTGAGCCATGGATCTGAAAAAACCTGGAGAGCTGAAATGAAAGGAACAGGTACTTTTGATTGTGTAATGAACTCTGTAAAGgctaattataaatgtttaactTCAGACAGAACTTTTTCTTGTAGTGTGGGGAAGGGTTGTAATCTGGGGAGACCAGTTTGGGTAGGAGGTAGAAACCTAAATTTATGCAGAGGGTGTAAAATAGAATATTGCTGGGTGTCTGGTAGGCTGTGTTCTGTTTACAATGGTATTTTTTGTTGTAACCAAAAAGGTAGATGCTGCACATTGAACTGTTAACTTTGTGCCACCTGGGCATCCATCTAAACTCTACTGCTCACAATCTACATGCTGTGACAAATTACTTGGGTCACTAGATAAATGCTTGTGTGTAACATGTGAAAGTGTTGACATTAACGTTAATCTTGTTCATCAGCTACCATGACACTTTTACCTAATGAAGAGCTACAAGTTGGTGACTACAGTTTGTACGTTCGTTTATACGACGCTCAGGACCGAGCCCAGCTGACAGTGGTCAACGCAACAATCTGCAACTGTGAAGGCAAGGCAGTCAGCTGTAATGACAAGATTATTGCTGGGGTCGATCTGCCAATTATCTTGGTCATTCTTGGATCCATTCTAGGTCTTCTAAGTAAGTACTGGGTAATTCATGAAACATAAACAGGGATGGGCATGGAGTTAAAATTCTTGCCGCGTACCATGATCACACAGAGTTACTCTTTAATATCTTGATGGCTATAAACACTAATAATATTTAGATGCATTTCAGTTATAAGATGTTTGACTGTAGTTGGTCCTGTTGGCACACTTTACTTTTGCTTACCTGGGCAGTTAGTAAATAATAATCTGCTTCTGTTGCAGTTCTTATCCTACTCTTGCTGCTCTTCTTAAAGAGGAAGAAGGTGGTGAAGGAACCTTTGCTGCTCCCAGAAGATGATACAAGggataatatattttactatggAGAAGAGGGAGGTGGTGAGGAGGATCAGGTGAGTTTTTCTTTGAATGActgattttgtaatattttagaaaatggagGATGCTGTTGTGGAAGCTTTTTGCATTAGTACAAggttttttattacaaactttttttgttgtcagGACTATGACCTGAGTCAACTCCACCGAGGCTTAGATGCCCGGCCTGATGTCATGAGGAATGATGTGGTCCCTACGTTGATGCCAGCACCCCAGTACAGACCAAGGCCTTCAAACCCAGACGAGATTGGGAACTTCATTGACGAGGTGAGTTGATAATTGGCCAGGGATTATTCTAGATCATCAATCATTGTATTGTCACTGCTTTCTAGAGAGCAGAGATGACTGGTTGTGTCCTGATACTGCTGTGGCCAAAGGACAATCTGAATATCTGATATGGGCTGAAACTCAAGGATGCCATGTTTTTTGATATTGATTATAGTGGGACGTGTCTAGAATGGCACATCCTGTGTATCAGACAGCGGTTTCTGCCtcttaaacacattaaaaaatttaattcaGTCTTTTTCCCAGTGCTTATTTGATTTCTGGTTTTGATAGCTAAATATCAAACATACACATGCAGAAATTTAGGAGCGTTATAGGGTGAAACAAAGGTGTGCATGTCAAGCATTGACCTCATGTTTAGTTGTACACTTGTATCTTGAAAGAACCAGTGTGAGTTGGGTTGTAAAACTCTTTACCATTGATTATTATTGGCTGTTCGGTGTGCTGGGCGATTGGGTTTTTGCTCTATGCATGTTCAGTTATGTTTCACACAACTTAATTGCCTAGTGTTGTGTAGAATAGACCATGGAGCTCTCATAAGACACAGCTTAAAGCTTTTAAATCCCTACCCCACCTTCCCTACCAATAAATAGTCCACTTTTGACCCACTGTATTAGTAGACTTTTAAATACACACATGAACCAGTTAGTCAAGGGTTACATTCCATTTCCTGTGAGTGGACATTACAGGGAACTGTCCAGGACTGCTTATGACGGGAAGCTGCTTAATGGATTCTCTGCCTCATTAACAGCAAAAATTACCTCTAAAGAAGCTGACGGAACATTCTGAGCTTAATGTTCTCCTGTCTCCTGGAAAGCCTCTGTTCTATTTCTGCTGCCCATTAGATATTTGCTGCTTTTGACATACAAATTATCATTAATGTCAAAACCAGTtttcattctaattttttttttttttccccctcagaACCTGTTTGCCGCGGATAACGACCCCACCGCTCCACCATACGACTCTCTTCTTGTCTTTGATTATGAAGGAAGCGGCTCAGAGGCTGCCTCCCTCAGTTCCCTGAACTCCTCCAATTCAGACATCGAGGACTATGACTGCTTGAATGATTGGGGTCCCCGCTTCCGGAAGCTGGCAGAAATGTATGGCGGAGATGAAGACTAAAGTCTCTTGCAGGACAGTTGCGATCTGTCCAAGCAGAACTAGTAAACCAATCGCCTTAAACACACACTGGTCAATTTTGTTTTCGTGCTTAGCAAGTGCTGAAGAAAGTATGccttattttgtatatatggcCGTTGGCATGTAAGTGCTTTAGAGTTCTTGACACAGTTCTTAGCCAAATAAATGGCTTAATGCCATAAGAGACTACAGACCATAACAAGCTCAGTGCCTGCAGCAAATTGTAATCTTGGGACTGCATCAGCCTTGTTAAACTTTCAAGAAGAGAAGTTCAAGACGTGTGCCTTCCATCCTGCAAAGACTTGACCTTTTAATCTTGCCTTCTGAGGTCAGATTCACAAACTTTTAAAACTGATATTAGCCCACTATTTAAGCTACATAAGTTTGAAATTTTtcaattcctaaaatatttttcaattgataatttttttggttttaaattcccccccccccccccacctcattTTAGCATTTGAGCTGCTCTTGGATGTTTTCCATTGTGTACAAACCTTTTGGGTTTAGATTTCCAACCAAATTGTGTAAAATGTTCCATGCCTGTTTGCCTTAAGATGTCTGGGGATAATTTTTAATTTTCGGTGCTTTGCGTTGTTGGAAAATGTCACACTAAAATTGTTGCACACTGTGTTACAGGCAGAAAGTAAAACTTTCAAATTTTGCTGTTAAACTAAAGATGAACCTAAATTCAGGCAAAAACTCTTTAGTTCAGGATGGTTGGACTCTTCAAGGTTGGTCCACATTGGGAGAGAGATCTCTGTTCCCTTCTGGCACTGGAACAGGAAATGATAGAACATTGCCCAGTGGGTACAGAGCAGTCAAATGTAATGGATACTCTTCATTCCCTTTTccattaagtttttattgctgtttgagCTTATTTCTTCCCaacctttactttctgtcctgttgGCAACGTCATAGACTGAAAATGTGAGGGATCTTTTACATGGAAGCAAGTGGCAGTAAAAACTTGACCCATCCTAACCCATCTTCACcttactaaaaacaaaattcaaaacattcaatttagagttctactttaagagaTTGGTGTCCGGGATaagtttaatttttgggtttctattcaaaaataaaaatcttgggCTTTCCTCCCTACAGCTCACAATTTGGTTTCTTACAgcaggttttatatattttggttatttttgttaatgtgttatttataagaataaatttgtttttgtaccTCATGTTAAAGGCTAAGAAAAGAGATGATGTAAAATTCCAGattcattttattaaaggtttgtgtttttgttcagtTTCCAATGTTTGTTTTCTGCGACACCTTCAGAGGATTTGAACAGATTAGTGAATTGTCATTGATCTgagatttttaagaaaacaagtGTTCAAGCTAAATCTGTGAAATGTGAAGCCGATCATGGAGAGCTCTAGTCATGGCCATTCTGTACATTTAGAAGCTGCTGTAGGAAAGGTACAAATATCTTTCACATTAATTCCACTTGCATTAGACATCAGTTAAGATGCTTCTGGGAttcattttggtgcatttgacCTCCTTGAAGCAACTTTTGTATTGCCAATAAGTTGAGTGGTGAGAAGCTGTTCTGACACTAGCAAAAGCTCATTCACTAGGCATGTGCATTGGTAACTATTTAGCTTTATAAGAGATGGTAAAATTGTTTGTGATATAAGCCAAGCAAtaagttgcatttttaaaaacaaatattttgtgacCCAGGAATTCACTACTGTACCTTGTGTTCCTTTTAGTCTAAACACTGTCAGCAGTTGGTAAATCTTCATCTTCTGCATGATCCAGCCCCCTGCCACCATTTAAATCCACACTGTAGGCAGTGccagtgctaaaaaaaagtgtttttgtgacATTGCTGTTGCCCATCCTTGGAAATGTACACATGAGGGTTGTAAAGCAGGTGAAAGCTAAGGGAGAAATATCTAATACAGGGATTTAGAATTTTATGCTACCttaatacaaacatacataggTACATTTATTTAACCCCACTACTAGCGTTAAGGTATGCAAACTGCCCTTCAATTTTAGACCCTACATttgtcagggttctccccaggcccttttagctgggcgtaccacctgacacttttcagcacccccggctgtttttgggtggttacgaaagagtttggtcacaataaaggggctgccacccacctacaatttcttctcacccggcttaaaaaaaatttctgggttgagtacTGTGATTATAGTTGGAATGAACACGATTCTCCATGatttacatttcctattttcGGTCTTAATTTGGTTCCGATTATTACAGGGTAGACAAATTAGGTTCAAACCCTTCTTTGGGGGCTGCAGTGCGATAACTCATAGGCCATATGCAGTGCTGCCATTGTAAACAAATATATCATTACAACCTTCCTTGACAAGTGGGGTTAGAATGCTGGCTTTGTGTGCTTGTCCCTGGTAAGTGGTTTAACGTATTGAAACTTATTGGGTCATTGTGACGGCTAGGGCGACGGACCCCAGCATCTACGATGCCAGCAGTATGTCTGCCTATCCagccctgagatttacacagccagCTTTGTTCTTCTGCATTTAAGTGCGTCTGGTGACATCACTGACCCTCCCTTCATCCTATGggtggacagtgaaggagcagcaactGTCCTATGAGTTGACCCTCTACTCCTGGATGCCCTGCCTTCATAATAGCATTCTCAGCTTTTCTGATTGATGGTGGGGTTGTTGCCTAATAAAGGACATTTTCTTTCTAAGTAGAGTTCTTTGGGCAACAGCCCTATGGTTGAGGAGTATTGCAGCTGTATTTTTTactcatttactttattttggcACATTTATATGTAAGTTTATCAAAGTTTAACTTAATGAGAATCAAATGctacctttttattttgtcagcACATACTATTTTATTACTGTACTGGTATGCTACTGTTGAAAATGACAGTGTTTggcattaaaagtaccatttgtTTAGCGATAAACTGTAATGGAATAAGGTCCATACAGGATgactataatctacaagcagacctggatttacGGCTTGATTGGGCacccaagtggcaaatgacatttaatatagataaatgtaaagttatgcacttgggggcttacaacatgcatgcttcatactgtccaggggaaatacatttgggggaatcagaaatgaaaggatctgggggttctggtagctGCAATTACCAAAACtaataaagtactttcttgtattaaaagaggattaGACTGCAAAGATTGAAAcacaatcctgcccctgtacaaagcattggtcagaccacatctggaatatgcaggccaattttggcaccagttcacaaaaaggacattgtagtattggagagagtacagagaaggaaaactaaactaataaaaggaatggaggagctcagctatgaggagagattagctgaactgaatctattctcctttgagaagagacgtataagggggatatgatcatcctgtattactatataaatggtccatacagaaaaccccattattcactttgagattattacaaataacaagagggcactctttgtgtctggaggaaaagaagtttaagctccggataaggaagggattcttcactgtaaggtctgtgcaaatgtggaatcggctccctcaggaagtagtttcagcaaccactatagattgcgttaagaaaaagctggatgatttctagaagcagaatataactggggggATTAAGGCTTCAAAAATTAaacataacagagactgttgatccagggaacatccgattgcctcatggaatcaggaaggattttttttttccccctgttgaagcaagttgtaccggggttttttccccttcctctggaccaattatgtctatagggttttctatctgggatatgttttttttccctggtggTTAAACTTCATGGATTTATGCTACCTAACTTACCATTTAACTATGTTATTGCTGTACTGGCTTAATATATTGAAGCGTTCAAGTGTCCTCTATTGGTGTCTCACTTGCTCCTGGTCCAGTTGATGCAGATCACAGTGGAAGGGTTGCAGTAGTAGTTGGCAGGGCTAGAGCCCGCTGCTGTGGTTGGCTACTCATAGTCTGGCCCTAATTGTTCAGCTTTGCCATTGTAACCTGCAGTGGCTGGTATTGGAAGTCTGTGAGAGCTACCCTTTTTAAGAAATTTAGCCATGAGAATACAATGATCATGTCCCCTGTAACATCAAATCATCAAAGCCTTAAAATGTTTGACAACACTGATAATTCAGGAACAGAGCAACAGTGTCACCCCAATCATAGAAgcataagctacgtacacatgtccaatggttcttgcttagggccgatatcggacgagaatctggcgtgtgtacagcacccgtcgtccattgtccgagcGACCATCCTGGCGagtccacagacgatggacgacgaatgaccCTAATGCAAGGGAAAAGCGCTCAGTGGGTTGCTGCTCCGACATTCTCCCGCTCCCTAGAGCCGAACAGAGCCGTATGTACAGCAATctat
The genomic region above belongs to Pyxicephalus adspersus chromosome 9, UCB_Pads_2.0, whole genome shotgun sequence and contains:
- the LOC140338376 gene encoding EP-cadherin-like, which codes for MGGELNFFPKALCLAGLLALLQVLPSLCETPTECRPGFSSNEYIFATERKELKKDRKLGTVNFVDCTPRKHSRYDVGDPRFLVTENGNLIPKRHIKLHGHTIKFTVTTWDTQGKKYYTTVIIKRLHKPKEKNHRKGKHPLLVFPEKQAGLKRRKRDWVVPPIQVSENARGTFPKRLVQIKSNKNVKIFYSITGQGADTPPVGVFTIEKETGWLLVTGPLDREQYASYKLQSHAVSENGHQVEEPMDIIIDVIDQNDNRPQFTQEVFRGFVREGVQPGTPVMNVTATDADDPSTANAILGYSILKQTPEDPIAGLFTINSASGLISVIAAGLDREKVPQYTLIVQAADMEGTGLANTATAIIQITDSNDNAPVFDPVKYTAQVPENEVGFEVQRLSVTDDDEMNSPAWRAAYKIKGADASFFSITTDPATNDGILTTAKGLDFESRRQFVLQITVENEEPFAVPLITSTATVTINVEDVNEAPFFVPAISRESVLENLPLGQKIIALVAQDPDKQQNQKLRYKIGNDPARWISVNEDTGIVTSNGNLDRESEYVKNNTYTVIMMVIDDGIPFATGTGTLILQVLDVNDNGPVPNPRVFTMCNRNPEPMELAVSDADLPPNTYPYKVELSHGSEKTWRAEMKGTATMTLLPNEELQVGDYSLYVRLYDAQDRAQLTVVNATICNCEGKAVSCNDKIIAGVDLPIILVILGSILGLLILILLLLLFLKRKKVVKEPLLLPEDDTRDNIFYYGEEGGGEEDQDYDLSQLHRGLDARPDVMRNDVVPTLMPAPQYRPRPSNPDEIGNFIDENLFAADNDPTAPPYDSLLVFDYEGSGSEAASLSSLNSSNSDIEDYDCLNDWGPRFRKLAEMYGGDED